Part of the Falco biarmicus isolate bFalBia1 chromosome 4, bFalBia1.pri, whole genome shotgun sequence genome, CACTTTTACTTTGGAGGAGGaacagggggaaaagaaagaggggatggggggagggggggaagagagcAACTGTGGCTTTACATCAAGTATATTTCATAATTGTCTCATAAAATATGCACCCACATcacaaaacacttaaaaaaccaagtatttttaaatgtatgtacaataatgcaaaaatatgcCTAAATATGTAtctaatgcaaaaaaataaaccatttcaTAAAATCTCCTTTCAAACGTCCCCTTGCTCTTCAATAccataaaaaaaaggaaagaactcAGTAAACAAATGAGTTAAAACACAAACTAAGACAGAATGACAAAAGCAGTGCAATGCAGATATTTAAGAATGGAAAGACATCCAATTCAGCTTCCTATGCCCCTGGATTACACCACAACTGTGGTGCTACTTGTCCTATGCCAGctgaattttggttttaaaaagtcAGCCTGGTGTTCCAGGTGTAAGAGTTGCCTGTGGCACGCATTTTCCATGCGAGCAAAAGAAGTTAATAATAATCCAACTAAGCACCCTTTAAACCCCCTTAAACAGGGGTGCATTTCACCCTAGGGAAATATTTCATGTTCTGTGTACTCCTGCCAAGCACAGAAATCCTGTCCAACAACGTGGACTAAAGTCTACCTGGACAACAGTAGTGGGAGAGAGACTTCTGCTGTTTCATGGTTATTTGTTTAGTCATCTCTTCTTTCAGCATTCTCTAGGAAACTGCAAAGAGGGCTCTGGTCTTACAATTTCAGTAAGTCCAATACTCTGTATTTGTGATGTTGCAATTTCACTGGTAATTGGGCTCCTAAATATTTTGGAAGACTAGGTCTGAATGTCTGAGTTAAAGGAGACACTTcagttgcagaagaaaatactgatcTGGTTCTTACTGGGATGTGTTCAGGTGACTGACATATATCTTGGTAGAACTGCCCTCAGAGTACAGTTGGCTGTatatgaaatacagcttttgttTGCAGAAGAAATCTGAGGAGGCTTCAGTATTGCTCCCTATAGGAAAGGTGGCAGGAATTgaagcattatttaaaaaacctgcTTATAAGGCACTGGTGTAGCAAGGTTTGTGATGAACATGGTTTtatgatttctgttttccaacAGTTTAAAAGCAAGTCCATTAAATCAACcataaatagcaataaaaagACATTAGAAAAGTCCCAAATCAAAGAAATCAACTTAGTATTGAAACCTAATTTATGACAGTCTCACTTCAGTGCACACACTAACTcctgcatgtttttttaaactcgTTGGCTCATGCTCACCCTATATACAAAATTGTCCCCCCGCAAAGCCCTGATGGGCTGCATATCTTCTACAAACAAGACATTTTTAGATGACATTGTACAGTTACACATTAAACTTACAGATGACTGACAGGATCATATATTGACTTACCCACTGTACATATCTATTTAGAGCTTTAAAAGGGTAAGAATATACACAAAATATACACTTAATTCACAAAGTAACAGCCCTCAACGTCTGCTGTTTTGTAGGGCTATACATTTCTTCTGTTAAAATTCCACACATGGAATGATCTCTGTGCCAGCTCCTCTTCATAAGCAATAGGATCACTTCAAGGTAAATTAGTTCTTCATGTATATGTAACAGAAACAGCTAAAGCTGAGCCTCTAGTCATCACTGTCGCTCCCAGACTCACTCAACTGCAAGTCATTTcctatggaaaacaaaaaaaaaaccaaacacaacaagTGAGTAGGCATTAATTCACATTTCATGGCAATCAAACCAAAGAACAGTCACATTTACACTAGAAGATTTAAATAAGAATAACACAAGAAATGAATGCAAACATCATCTGTCATTTAATGGAACTGCTCTCCATGCCCAAGAACATTAAGAGCTGCATGGGTCTAATACACAGTCAGATCCAGGCCAAACCAAGCATCCTTGGCTGCACAGCCATCAAAGCTGCTCCCTGGTGGGAGAACAGCACTCCCCACGCTAGCAGCTGTGGAAGGCATTCCACATCCTCCACCCAGCCAAGCTCCCGTATAAGGCTCTGGGACAAGGCACTGGGGAATTCCCTGGCTTTCTTGgcccttttaaaatatttttttgtttgttttaaggctGTTTAGGTAGCCAAGGCAAGGCCTTCACATGTCAACAAACTAAGAGGAATGTTAAAGCCATTGCAATTCAAGGCTACCCAGTTGAACTAAGCTGACACATGCTGTGATGGTGAAGGCCCCCCCTCCAAAATGCAAGAGAGATCAAACAGAAGGCGGCTAGGATATGGATCAAACCTACAGTCTCAGACCCTGTTTTGCAAAGTGACTGTGATTTGGTGAGGAATAGGGGATAAAAGGGGGCAAGAATCATGCTCATGCTCCGGTAACTGAACCTAGCTCTTCCAGCACTCTCCCATGGCCCTTCCCCcaaacagctgcagagcagctatGCAGTGGCTATGCCTTGGATTTCTTCATCTCCTCTCCCCTGTTATGAAACAAGAACGTGGGTTAGGGGGTGATCCTTCCCATGTATATAGTCACCAGTGACTTGAATGCTTAAGGACAGATTAATCCTTGGCAAAAGGATTTTAAGTCCAAAGGCAAAAATCATTGCTTGAAAAAAGAAGCTACCCTACCAGTTCCTAAATTTTCTTCAAGTTAGAGGCTTCTTGACATTCCATGACCTATGCAGTATTTTTGTTGTGGCCCAGGAGaagcagggaagaggcagctcACAACCAGGAGCAGGGAAACTGAAAGTGTCCTAATGCCATTGTTGAACTCTGGATTTTGCTTAGACATTCATTACTGACAGGAAGACTGACAggcctttccagttttccagcaGGCCTTTTTTAGTATTGTCTATACACTTGTCTTCTCAAAGCTGGAAACTCTACATTCATCTGTATTTATACTCCACCAGTTCCCTTTGTGTGGGTGCCAAGAGATGTACACAATCACGCCTCGGGAGGAATTAAGAACAATTTATGATAACCAAGTTCTAGTTTCTTGGAAATGCAATATTTTAACTCCACGGAGTTAGAATATACCTGATCTAGCATAACAAAAGAGCAACACAGATCTACACCATCTCTCCAGAGAAATTCTCATGGGACAAAACTGTActttaaaaaagtcttttagtttttaaaaggtGGAGTGAGTTTCTACTGATTCAATGCTTGCAAATGCCATAGCAGTATTTTAACTAAATACatggcattttaattttccctttaaaacGTGATATTTGTGAAAATGCAGCTGAGACCAACATAACACAGAGTACATACTCTGACAAAATAATACAGCTAACAATGAAGACCGCAGAGACTGTGCATTTATGACCAGAGGACAGCCTTGTGCCATTCACAATTCTTTACAGACTTAACTGCCACATGTGACAACCCCACTATTTAGGTCTAATCTGtgttttcacattaaaataattcccATCCGTCAGTGCGCCAGATCCTGCCACACTGATACTTTTCTACCCACTTATTCCACCTAGAGGCCTGAATCAAGGCTTAGCACGGTCAACAGGGGCCATTGCACTGATGCCCACAGGCTCTAGACCAAACTGAAGCAATCTTCACACCTTCAGACAGGTCTCGGCCCTCTGTTCAAAAAACCTGTCCACATATTTCAGCCAGTGCAACATTCTGGGATTCCTATTTGGCAAACCGCACTTCATGGAGTTAGCCTAAAAGGCTAAGAAAATGAGTGGTCTCAAGCAGCTTCCCACAGTGGTAAGACACAAGCCTTTACATACGGAGTGTGTTCATGAGCTGATTGCTTCCTTGTGGCCTGCTGGTGCCGTTAGCAACAGCATTCCTGTTGTTATACTGCTGGTGTGGTGGCTGGGAAGGGGAAACATGTGCTGGCTCTTCCCCCTCACTGCTGGAGCTTTCATCTTCACTCCCAGATGAGCTTTCTGAATCCGATGAGctgcttccactgctgctgctcatctGCTCAATAATTTCAAcctctgctctcagctctgaaataaaaagacattcCTCTGGTTGAGACCATAAACAGGGCCCCACGGAATTTTGGAAAAGAATGTGAAAATGAAGTAGTTTTGTCAAGTACAATTTATCACATCAAAATATCTCACATGAAAGAGAGagacaagaaggaaaaacaaaaaattctgaaaacttttttactTAGAAGCAACAGCATAAGTCAGTATCATAAAACTTCCACTTCTACCATTATTATTTATATACTTTACATTCCTGAAAGGACGCTCTACATACAAAGTAAGTACATTTCCCAGTTGCATTTTATAGGCCAACAGCCAGCCCATTTTTTAACAGCATCTTAATGTGAAGGAATCTAAATTGTTAGATGTCAGTGACATTTAGGCTTTTGGAAAGCACAAGaaggggcaggggtggggacAGGGAACACAGGTACATGATCACAACAGAAACTGCCTTGACTTCAGATAATGTATGAAACTGCTCCAGTGCAAAATCACACCACTCATTGTAAACAAACTTCAGAAGCAGATGGATGACATCGGATAAGTTTGCAGTGGGGCAGATAGAACAGATGAGAATATTCACATGTTGAGGAGTGGTAACAGTACCTTTAACTTGCTACAGAACTTAGAAGTAACCAGGAAAACACAGAGACTACTCAAACTGGGAAGTTATTCGAGTCAGACATGCCCCACTTCAGGGTTTGCAGTGCAAAGAAACACTGGAATACCATGACAGGACCATGACAGCTGCATCAGCGACAGCTAGTGTTGGTTGAAAGACTGCTTACTAAACAACTGTTAAGGTAAGTCACCCCAAATCATACCATATTGTTAAATCTGTCATAATTATAAGTGGTCTAAACATTATTAGAGGACAATTCTTTTGTATTCACCCACAAAGTCGAGTATTGAATGACCTGGTTCACCTAGGTACATTTCCATGTGAGAACAATATTCATGCATATGTTAAGCACAGGATGCGAATCCCTCAAAAGGTAGGCTTTTGTTGTACTAGTGGTTCTGTGCCCACAGGGTTAGAACTCAGTGCTTGCCCTGGAGAAGGCATAGGCTAAAGGGACAAGAATGAAAGAAGGGAGAGATATTATCATCTTTGCCTGAGAAACAGAGAACTAATGCAAGCAGTAATTCACCTTAGGTCAGATGTGTGTCAGAGTGAGATGAACCCCAGCTCTTCAGCTAGGGACATCCTCCTTGTGCATGACATAGCTAGATCATGTAAAATGAGTCCTCCCTTTATGTAAAAATGGCAGCACAATAATACTTTTAATACTTCTTATCTTCAGCCCCTGCAGGATTAAGTCTGAGCAACTGGAACTCTTCTCTTTTTTAGTAAGACCCATTTTCCTTGGGCTATTTAATGCTACAGAGTATGTTTTCAGCCTCCACCTTATTTGCTGGAGAGAGTTCCTTTAGCTCAGCATGTATTGGTTtgagaaattgttttcttttgctgtttttaaaactatttttcaatTTCAATGTTCAGAGCTCAATTTCAAATGTTAGAACTATTCAATACAGTTATATTGAATCACAGGCAAGGAAAGCGTACTGAAAGGGAACAACCATACGACTTCACTCCAGCTGGGTATTTAAGGATAGCGGAGTTGTTCTTCCAACTTCCTAAATCCAGATCCCTAACTAGACCTCCTGTGCTCTCTGTACTTTGCTAGTATGCCAGATAAAACTTACTCTTTCATCTTGAATACATAGCATAAGAGCCCACtggaagagggaggaagaatGGATGATTAGGCCAGCAGAAGATTGTTCCTTTGTACTGTAATGCCTTTCTCCCCTATTCCCTCCCAACAGTCTTGCAGgctttaaaaatccatttcatACCTGGAGTCTGTTACATAGACAAATAAGCACTTCTAAGTCACTGTCCTCAGCCTACCCATACAGAGGATTTCAAATTGTAATTGTTTCCTGTGTTCAAGGCTATGAAATTCATAGGGGAAAGCTAAAGGAAAGGTGAAGAGGAATAAGGGTTCTTTCCCTTCAAAATGCccagatttaaatttttttccccgTAGCTTAACGATGTAAAATTTCAACATACTTCCGGTGATGGGAGTTGTTAGTTCTAAGTTATAGTGATGATAATAATACATTGTTAGAATATACCGGATTGCAGCAAACACAACCACCCATAGACCACAGTGCatactgcaaaaaaattcaATAAACAAGTCTTATAAAGGCCAAGTCTCATGCTTACAAAGCTAGAGTCTATGGCTGAAATGGATGAGGCTAAGAAGAATATAGCTGTCCAGAAGCAGCAAATAGTGTGAAGAAGGTGAAGCAATCTAAGAGGCACTGGTggtgaaagggaaaagatgCAACAAGAAATGCACTCCAGAGaactaggaaaataaaaaatctaaaCAAGAAGTTTGAACTCACTACAGTAGGTGAGGGGATAACTGAAGGAAGTGATGCAGTCTTGCAAATGGGAAAGGAAGACTAGCCTGGctaattttaaacagaattagAGATCAGTGTCAGATTGAAAAGTGAGGGTTTTctgctggggaagcagaaaACTAAGAGCCCACAAAAGAAGTTTGGTtatgaggaaggaaaggaagaatgcCTTGGAAGAAGTGGTAACACCCACTATGCTGAATTcaggcaggaaaagcaaaacagcgGCAACAGCAGAAGCTTCAAGAACTGGGAAGTTAAGGGTGTTATCAGCAACAGTGGTAACTGGTGGAAACTTGGTCTGAGCCCATTTTCAAGTCAACTTCTGCCTCGCAGGCTGTCAGCTTCCCCTCAGATCTCTTTTGCTTCTTAATTCCTTGAGCCCAGAAttcaaaacatcttttctgagcagatgagaaaaaagtaattttttttcactgatgttATGGTGGCTGCTGCATCATGAAGTCTGTCAGGCAGAACTCCAGCAGGACCACTAAGGAAATCTGTTCAAAACCCTCATGGGTCACACTGTCAAAGATGGTGGCTAAGCCGATGACGATACCAAAGCCTTATAGGAAAAACATATCTGCTTTAAAGTGTCCGGTTTTGTATTTTCCTATTTGCCAGTTGTGTTTAGTGAAGTTATAGGTATCGAAGCCTTGGCTAAACATTTCCTTGCGGTGTCTCCAACTAAAAtagttgtgtgtgtgtatatgtgtacatatatgcTAAGCTGAACAACATAAGAGTCAGAACATTCCTAGATCTTTTCGTGCCGTAAGATCAAACACCTCATGTTAATGCACCTTTAAGGTTTAAAAGATGACAAGAGTTAGGATGTACAgcagttacttttaaaaaagctttccatATAGTATAGTTTTGCACACTTGCCTTAATTGAGTCTACATCATCTGAAAAGGCTGACACTGCTAGGGAAACCTTAACATTTGCACATTTCAACTGTAGGCTtgctttcaagaaaacaaaatggctTACTGTTTTACACTGGCAGCCAATGCAGTTTCTAgagtaaaaaaagaattgaaGGTCAGAAATCGTTATACAAACTGAACAATCTTTCCCAGCAGGGCTGTCTTCTGTACATATTCAGCACCAAATACCCTAATTTCTTTCCATAGTCATGTCTAAGGGTTCTTATGTTTTCTCTCAGTTCCAATAGGCTATGCAGAATTTTTAACTAAAGCCCCAACCTTGGGCTGCAAGAATACCAAGAACTTTTGGAAATAAAGTTATTCAGCTCTAGGGAGGATAAGGTTGTATGCCTACAGCAGAATGCTTACTGTTAATAATGGTATGCAAGGTGGAGAGAAATCAGCTTGATGTTGGCACTTACAGCATGTGGAGATGGAAGCCAGAAGAGGCAGTATTTTacaatgaagtgaaaaaaattggaTTGAGGTGCTCTTGAAAGACAAACAGTGCTATAGCATAATCCTTACACACTACAGCTGCATTTTAGGTAAATAAGATCTGCTCCGATTTTTAAGCACTGAATTTAGAGTCTCCAAACCAGAAATATGTTtctgtgtgtgggttttttgcctcCCAAGTAAGGCATGCTGTAATTGTGTCAATGTTATCAAAAACACTTCTGTTGTGGTCAAATATGTCTGATAAACATCCATTATTTCATGCACAGAAATGGCTGTATTGTGGTGTATGTGTGCAAATGTTCACTGCTTAATGAAGTGTTATCAGATGTAGCCAAGTATTCAAAAGAACAAACTCTTACCCCTCTCATTTGCTCCCTTCAGGCAGGAGGACACTATAAAAACTTGCAGGGGAAAAGATTCCTCTGATGCAGGACCCTAGACCTAGCCTCCCACAGGCCTCTCTGCTTGAAGGAAAGGACTAGTTCAACTCCTACATGCTCCGACTCTGTCCTCAGGCACTGCTGTTCGGACAGCTGTATAATGGGACAGAGAACTGACCTACCTGAAAGTTCATTTCCCAGCTCACCTGTAATGGAAGCTATGGAAATGCACAGCTGAGGGTACCCAGGGAAAGCAGAAACCTGCACTGAGGTTACCTTAAACCTATCGTTAAACATCACAAGGGCTGTGTGTCTTATCACACCCTTAAGTAGGGCATACAGGGAATGAAAGAATGTCATAGCGCCAGAGATCCTTTCAACCACCTCCTTTGGGGATTGTAAGTTCTCTGCTGCATCCATTGATGAAAAAACCACAGAATTTTAGCTTTtatgtttatctttcttttgtACAAAGGAGCTACTTCACCCAAATGGAAAGTTACTGCTTTAATGGAAAGAACACAACAACTTCAAAATTTACAAGTCTTTGTTCATAAAAAGACACATTAAGGGAAGATAACAGGACTGAAGACTACCTCACAGCTTTTACAGTTAAGttctattaattattttcattgtagAATGGTGCCATTTTAGTTCTACCTTTCCCAAGTAGGTTCTTATGATATAAATGGTTTAGTAATGATGATGCTGTAGATAATCAATGCTGGAAAGAAGTTATAAAGAGCATATACTGTAACAAAAAACCATCCTGCCCAGATATTTGTGCTCTTTTGGGGCCTTAAACAACTCTCCCTGTAAGTCCTATTTTTAGTACATCAGGTGTTTTTTGCTTGATTTCGGAAGCAAAATTCTACAGGTTATTAATTTGGAGGTACTTTCCAATGAAAGATGATCAGGTGGCAAAAAAATTACTAGGACAGCTCTAAACAATGTGACTCGTATTTTAGACCACTAGAAAATGGTCTTTGTAGAACAGATGTGTCACACCAaacaaatgtaattattttactgTAACATGACCTTTACAAATTGCTGCATGTATATAAAAGAGTGCACCAACGGTAAAGTAACTTATTACACACTACaagaaaatagcatttaaaGTTCATAACTgattcaatttttaaattgataTATCACCTGTTATCTTGCTCCTTACctattacacagaaaataaaaatggcaatgCAGCTAAGGGAACTGTAGCTAACAGACTCTCAGACGTTGATTCTGTCTGCTGACCAGCGTCCAGGTATTGAAAATACTACTGCTGCGAAAGAGTGAGACCAGTCAGCACCTGTGCAAACACACAGATAGCTTAGTAGTAAAAGTGTCACCTAGTGATTACcatgaactgaaaaaataccTTGCTAAGTAATTAACATAGTCTGGGCAATTAACATAGGCTAAGTCTACAGGCAAAAGTAGCTATActggacagagaaaaaaaaaagaaagaaaaagagatccAGAAGAACATATACCAGACAGAGAGAACAATCTTAAAATAACTGCATCTGGTGCCAGACAAGAAACATAAGAGAACCaatacaaatttaaatttaaagtcTTCCTCGTTCTGACTGTGTTATCCACAACAAAACCAGATACCACACCAGTATGACAGGAAGGAAATGGGCAAAGAAAGCTCGCTCTGCCCacagtgaaacactgaaataaagtattGCTGGAGCAGGAGACTGAGCTGAGCCAGTCATCCCTTCAAGGTACTTCAATACAAGTATAGCAACTACACTGCAATGTGATCAAAGCTGCAGAGGAGTGGTTGCGGTAAAGGGGAAGCTGCTAGGTTGTTCACTTTCTTATCCCTCTGCTACTAGCACTACTTGGCATGACACAAGTTCCAGGTCTTGTGATGGGAACACAGCCACACAGCCCTTCCAACCCACTGCCAAAAGGCTCCAACCTTACTCAGTGCAGGAATAACTTTCGTCCAAGTTACTTGATTGCGTAACTAGATCTCAGACCATTgacttttgttgctgttgtcgTCGTTGCCTAAGACACCCATTCAACTCATCCAGCACTCAGCTACAGGTTCCTGAGTTCACGCTTGTTTTGTCTTCAGCACAGAGAAATagtttggaagaaagaaaattatccAGAAAGAGGAAGTTCTCTCATGCCAGAGAAGACTGCAGTATAAATATCTATGCTGGCAGAAGAGAATAAATAGTTCACTAAGATGCCTTAAAATGACATACAAAGATGACAAACCAGCTGTCAAGTACCATTTTTTAATCCCTGAACATTCTAACGTTTTTATAAATTGCACAGTCATAGTTTTTATTATAAAGAAGAAAgacaaacccaaccaaaactaGGAAACTACAAGTCCTTCTTTACCTCTCTTAATGTCATCCAGCTGAGGTTCAGGTGAAGGGTTATCTTTCAAAGGAGAAGTTTTAGGTCCAACTGCTGGCTTGGTTGGGGCTCTGAACTGCGAAGGAGGTTGAGATGCTCGGGCAGACTGTTGTTCTATTCGGGCTTGGATCTTActgctgccctctgctctgaaaaaacaaCCAGAGACATTCAGCAGTACTGCGCAACTATGTTCACCTTTTCCAATATCCTTGTACTAACGCCACATCTGTGACTTCCCTTTGTACAGATCTCTACTTTGTTTTATAAAGATAAACAATGAATTACAGCTTTCTGTATGCAACACTTGCTCTCAATAACAAATAAGCATATACAACTACACCGCAACAAgcttacaaaatatattttcaaatccAGATGTGGTTCAGTGGTGCCAAATTTTCTACTTGAGGAACAATGAAGGCTTTAATTTAGCAATCAGCAttagtactttttaaaaaaaagcaaccataCTAATTTAAAGTAACTACATGATAAAACGAATCCACTCATAACAAAATCCTGCTTAAAACAatcacagcaaaagaaacaattttctcaCTTGCAATTAAATAATCTCAAAATGAACTCTCTTAGAGATCAACCTAACTACAGCAATCACTCTTACCGCTAAATACAGCACGCAAGCATTtaattcttgggttttgttcatttgctATTATCCCTTAAACCCAGTTTAAGCTACTTCCTTAGTGGGAAGTAGTCTCCAGAATAATGCTAGACCTAGGTGTTCAATTCAA contains:
- the EAF1 gene encoding ELL-associated factor 1 encodes the protein MNGSANSLLDKDEHPLQLGESFERRPKASFHTIRYDFKPASIDTSCEGDLQVGKGDDVTITLPHIPGSTPPMTVFKGNKRPYQKDCVLIINHDTGEYMLEKLSSSIQVKKTRAEGSSKIQARIEQQSARASQPPSQFRAPTKPAVGPKTSPLKDNPSPEPQLDDIKRELRAEVEIIEQMSSSSGSSSSDSESSSGSEDESSSSEGEEPAHVSPSQPPHQQYNNRNAVANGTSRPQGSNQLMNTLRNDLQLSESGSDSDD